The following are encoded together in the Candidatus Glassbacteria bacterium genome:
- a CDS encoding GTP cyclohydrolase I FolE2, producing MKGYIETLNEKKKSGRSPLRDIQSESDHRNLEIQKVGVKGLRYPIVVQDRVNGTQHTVAEIQMAVHLPHNFRGTHMSRFLEILNRHRGNIASDNLTEILAEMRKKLDAEVAHMELEFPYFIEKLAPVTKAAGLQEYMCTFDGSLGANEEDSNFTLHVRVPVTTLCPCSKEISSYGAHNQRSYVLLSVRFEGFVWIEDLVEVAEESASCTLYPLLKRKDEKYVTEYAFNNPRFVEDVVRECAIRLEEMQDVYWYRVEAENYESIHNHNAYALIEKNENDDK from the coding sequence ATGAAGGGTTATATCGAAACATTGAATGAAAAAAAGAAATCCGGGCGCAGCCCGTTACGCGATATCCAGAGCGAAAGCGACCACCGCAACCTGGAAATCCAGAAAGTGGGGGTGAAAGGCCTCCGTTATCCGATAGTTGTGCAGGACCGGGTCAACGGGACCCAGCACACCGTGGCCGAAATCCAGATGGCGGTTCACCTGCCCCACAATTTCCGCGGTACGCACATGAGCAGGTTTCTGGAAATACTCAACCGCCATCGCGGGAATATCGCCTCGGATAATTTGACTGAAATCCTGGCCGAGATGCGGAAAAAACTGGACGCCGAAGTGGCTCACATGGAGCTTGAGTTCCCCTACTTTATCGAAAAGCTGGCCCCGGTGACCAAAGCCGCTGGCCTGCAGGAGTATATGTGCACGTTCGACGGGTCGCTGGGGGCGAACGAGGAAGATTCGAACTTTACCCTGCACGTGAGGGTTCCAGTCACAACCCTGTGCCCGTGTTCCAAGGAAATCTCCAGCTACGGGGCGCATAACCAGCGCAGCTACGTGTTGCTGTCGGTCCGGTTCGAAGGGTTTGTGTGGATCGAGGACCTGGTGGAAGTGGCCGAGGAATCGGCAAGCTGCACGCTGTACCCTCTGCTCAAGCGCAAGGACGAAAAATACGTCACCGAGTACGCCTTCAACAATCCCAGGTTCGTGGAGGACGTGGTCCGCGAGTGCGCGATCCGTCTGGAGGAAATGCAGGACGTGTACTGGTATCGGGTGGAAGCGGAGAATTACGAATCAATCCACAACCACAATGCCTACGCGCTGATCGAGAAGAACGAGAACGACGATAAGTAA
- a CDS encoding NAD(P)-binding protein: MQGAQMPRKSNLPRGDILYLNRRPFDDVDFDMPVEVSGVRFRNPFFVSSGPTTMYLSQLKRAAEYGWAGASCKLTFDPPPYINRRPRYGWDPTQHLLYFTAEKRLNFDEACRLIEQARKEIPDFVLFSNFTYSEEGAEGWVNMARKFEEAGAYINELNMCCPNMSFNVELAEDPEKAIRKTGASQGQDPQALRAIISAIKEETSIPLCVKLTPEGSRQHLIAKICFDAGADMVCGVGNRLALTQISKDKPGRSDIYLQKEQGMYCMNSSWLKPLALRDVYMMRRMVGPEPTILGTGGVTTWHDGVEMIQAGADLVGVCAATILYGFGYFPEFFREFRNYMEKRQVEHAAQMRDEVVSSVTAAPELTLHEGYARLKDKYLVAPCDYACPFHVPAQAYVRLVAQERFKEAYEQITSKNPLQSVCGYVCNFPCESACTRGVKDEPIRIRAIKRFVMDMAEEKGWQPTVVLSDNKHGTKVAVIGSGPSGLTAAHELARAGYKVKVFEREKKLGGMLRYGIPEFRLPRKILGLEIDALRALGIEFETEKALGEDFTIDELKTRGYEGFVLTFGTQSGNRLNVPGESEELKQYYMALEFLKERQRGVDLPIGDTVVVVGGGFTAVDAVRTCVRRGAKKVYMLYRRTKDEMTSIPEEVYEAEEEGVRVMYLVSPLEIKHDSRNKITGIRMRNNVLGIAGGDDRRPPEAVEEAEFDVNCDTIITAISQHVDLGTREMGFEMTDWGTLKYDEKTGATQVNEFVVAGDASMGPATVIRSVAEGHNAAVTLDKNLKGGQAFLDYMPELHPVDPEDVINRNPDFNLKPKVPVRHVGSDKRKDNFEPYEFTMTREEAVEEAERCLFCGCGVGCQICEELCLTRAWDHEESYVKICAEDCVACGICLYRCPNDNIDMVATELSPQNSSLAGKLEIITDPSKIKTWEISE; this comes from the coding sequence ATGCAAGGGGCGCAAATGCCACGCAAGTCTAATTTACCTCGCGGTGATATTCTCTATCTCAACCGCAGGCCTTTCGACGACGTTGATTTCGACATGCCGGTGGAAGTGAGCGGTGTCAGGTTCCGCAACCCGTTCTTTGTTTCGAGCGGACCGACCACGATGTATCTCTCGCAGCTCAAGCGGGCGGCGGAGTACGGCTGGGCGGGGGCAAGCTGCAAGCTCACTTTCGACCCTCCGCCATATATCAACCGGCGGCCGCGCTACGGCTGGGATCCCACCCAGCACCTGCTTTATTTTACCGCTGAAAAGCGGCTGAATTTCGACGAGGCCTGCCGGCTGATCGAGCAGGCGCGGAAAGAAATCCCGGATTTCGTACTCTTCTCCAACTTTACTTATTCGGAAGAGGGGGCCGAGGGCTGGGTGAACATGGCCAGGAAGTTCGAGGAGGCCGGGGCTTATATCAACGAATTGAACATGTGCTGTCCCAACATGTCGTTCAATGTCGAACTGGCCGAGGACCCCGAGAAAGCTATCCGTAAAACCGGGGCCAGCCAGGGCCAGGACCCCCAGGCGCTGCGGGCGATTATCTCCGCGATCAAGGAAGAGACGTCGATCCCCCTGTGCGTGAAACTTACCCCCGAGGGCAGCCGCCAGCACCTGATCGCCAAGATCTGTTTCGACGCCGGCGCGGACATGGTCTGCGGTGTCGGCAACCGCCTCGCGCTGACCCAGATCAGCAAGGACAAGCCGGGCCGGAGCGATATCTACCTGCAGAAAGAGCAGGGAATGTACTGCATGAACAGCAGCTGGCTCAAACCCCTGGCCCTGCGCGATGTCTACATGATGCGGCGGATGGTCGGCCCCGAGCCGACAATCCTCGGCACCGGCGGAGTGACCACCTGGCATGACGGGGTGGAGATGATCCAGGCCGGCGCCGACCTGGTGGGCGTGTGCGCGGCGACCATTCTATACGGGTTCGGCTATTTCCCCGAATTTTTCCGCGAGTTCCGCAATTACATGGAAAAACGGCAGGTGGAACATGCAGCCCAGATGCGCGACGAGGTTGTCTCATCGGTTACCGCCGCTCCCGAGCTGACCCTGCACGAGGGTTACGCCCGGCTGAAAGACAAGTATCTGGTCGCTCCCTGCGACTACGCCTGCCCGTTCCACGTCCCGGCCCAGGCCTATGTGCGGCTGGTGGCCCAGGAGCGGTTCAAGGAAGCTTACGAACAGATTACCAGCAAGAACCCGCTGCAGTCGGTGTGCGGCTATGTCTGCAACTTCCCCTGCGAGAGCGCCTGCACCCGGGGAGTCAAGGACGAACCGATCCGCATCCGGGCGATCAAGCGTTTCGTGATGGACATGGCCGAGGAGAAAGGCTGGCAGCCTACTGTGGTTCTGAGCGACAACAAGCACGGGACGAAAGTGGCGGTGATCGGCTCCGGCCCCTCCGGGTTGACTGCGGCCCACGAGTTGGCCAGGGCCGGTTACAAGGTCAAAGTGTTCGAGCGGGAGAAGAAGCTGGGCGGGATGCTGCGCTACGGTATCCCCGAGTTCCGTCTGCCGCGCAAGATCCTGGGCCTGGAAATCGACGCACTGAGGGCGCTCGGGATCGAGTTCGAGACGGAAAAGGCCCTGGGCGAGGATTTCACTATCGACGAGCTCAAGACCCGGGGATACGAGGGGTTCGTGCTGACATTCGGTACCCAGTCCGGCAACCGGCTGAACGTACCGGGCGAAAGCGAGGAACTCAAGCAGTACTACATGGCGCTCGAGTTCCTCAAGGAGCGCCAGCGCGGGGTCGACCTGCCGATCGGCGATACGGTGGTAGTTGTCGGCGGCGGTTTTACCGCGGTGGATGCCGTGCGGACCTGCGTGCGCCGCGGCGCGAAAAAGGTTTACATGCTCTACCGGCGCACCAAGGACGAGATGACCTCGATCCCCGAGGAAGTGTACGAGGCCGAGGAAGAGGGTGTGCGGGTGATGTACCTGGTCAGTCCGCTGGAGATCAAGCACGACAGCCGGAACAAGATCACCGGCATCCGCATGCGCAACAACGTACTGGGTATTGCCGGGGGTGACGACCGCCGTCCGCCGGAGGCCGTGGAAGAAGCCGAGTTCGATGTCAACTGCGACACGATTATCACCGCGATCAGCCAGCACGTTGATCTCGGGACCCGGGAGATGGGATTTGAGATGACCGACTGGGGAACTCTCAAGTACGACGAAAAAACCGGAGCGACTCAGGTCAATGAATTCGTTGTCGCGGGGGACGCCTCGATGGGACCGGCAACGGTAATCCGTTCGGTGGCCGAGGGCCACAACGCCGCGGTGACCCTGGATAAAAATTTGAAGGGCGGGCAGGCGTTCCTGGATTACATGCCTGAACTGCACCCGGTCGATCCGGAGGACGTAATCAACCGGAACCCGGATTTCAATCTCAAGCCCAAGGTGCCCGTAAGGCATGTGGGGAGCGATAAGCGGAAAGATAATTTCGAGCCCTACGAGTTCACCATGACCCGGGAGGAGGCGGTCGAGGAAGCGGAGCGCTGCCTGTTCTGCGGTTGCGGAGTGGGCTGCCAGATCTGCGAGGAGCTTTGCCTGACCCGCGCCTGGGATCACGAGGAGAGCTACGTGAAGATCTGCGCCGAGGATTGCGTTGCCTGCGGCATCTGTCTCTACCGCTGCCCCAACGACAATATCGACATGGTGGCAACCGAGTTGTCGCCGCAGAACTCGAGTCTGGCCGGAAAGCTCGAGATCATCACCGACCCGTCGAAAATCAAAACCTGGGAGATCAGCGAGTAG
- a CDS encoding YbaK/EbsC family protein has protein sequence MTIAAKVREFMEQNDVDYEVIPHAVTYTAQETAASVHRPGREVVKPVLLTDGEEYALAVVDAPHQVDLDSFARASGMEGAVLADEAAMRELFPDCEPGAMPPFGNLYGIKVFCDKHLEKDDTITFNACTHHEAVRMKWEDFKRLVKPVMVEIFA, from the coding sequence ATGACTATCGCCGCTAAAGTCCGGGAGTTCATGGAGCAGAATGATGTCGACTACGAAGTAATCCCGCACGCGGTTACTTACACCGCCCAGGAGACCGCGGCCAGCGTGCACAGGCCCGGACGGGAGGTGGTCAAGCCGGTGCTGCTTACCGATGGCGAGGAGTATGCACTGGCAGTTGTGGATGCTCCCCACCAGGTGGACCTCGACAGTTTCGCCCGGGCATCCGGCATGGAGGGCGCGGTGCTGGCCGATGAAGCCGCCATGCGGGAGCTGTTCCCCGACTGTGAACCGGGAGCCATGCCGCCGTTCGGAAATCTCTACGGTATCAAGGTGTTCTGCGACAAGCATCTGGAGAAAGACGACACGATCACATTCAACGCCTGCACCCATCACGAGGCGGTGAGAATGAAGTGGGAGGATTTCAAGCGGCTGGTCAAGCCGGTGATGGTGGAAATCTTTGCCTGA
- a CDS encoding D-alanine--D-alanine ligase, with amino-acid sequence MEAAMKVVVLAGGVSAEREISLASGKAVRETLRNAGHEADIVDPGSGWKVVEPHEVPLEANRTSCGLPGGEGTGLLTAADIVFNTLHGGQGEDGTVNAVLELLGVPYVGGKPAACAAAMDKATSKMLFSQAGVPTPDYILLDGWNRGLWTDSLAEAAGRFGLPLVVKPAEEGSTVGLTKVESDDQLFPAAEEAARFSRRVVVEKFIAGRELTVGVVADEALPVLEVIVPGGLYDFEAKYRSHDNKYICPAEIDPEVAEEAQKFALLAFDLLGLLDYSRIDFRLDDRGGLWCLEANNQPGMTSSSLLPKAAAVSGLELPGLLEKIIASALSRY; translated from the coding sequence ATGGAGGCAGCAATGAAGGTAGTGGTTCTTGCCGGCGGCGTCAGCGCCGAGCGGGAAATTTCCCTGGCCAGCGGCAAGGCCGTGCGCGAAACTCTGCGCAACGCCGGGCACGAGGCCGATATCGTGGACCCGGGCAGTGGCTGGAAAGTTGTCGAGCCGCACGAGGTGCCGCTCGAGGCGAACCGCACCTCGTGCGGCCTGCCCGGGGGCGAGGGCACCGGGTTGCTGACTGCCGCCGACATCGTGTTCAACACTCTGCACGGGGGCCAGGGTGAGGACGGGACGGTAAACGCCGTGCTGGAACTACTGGGAGTGCCTTATGTCGGAGGAAAGCCCGCCGCCTGCGCGGCCGCGATGGACAAGGCCACCAGCAAGATGCTGTTCAGCCAGGCGGGGGTGCCGACCCCGGATTACATCCTGCTGGATGGCTGGAACCGGGGGCTGTGGACAGATTCCCTGGCCGAAGCCGCCGGACGGTTCGGCCTGCCGCTGGTTGTCAAGCCGGCCGAGGAAGGCTCCACGGTTGGATTGACCAAAGTCGAGAGCGACGATCAACTCTTCCCGGCCGCCGAGGAAGCCGCCCGGTTCAGCCGCCGGGTGGTGGTCGAAAAATTTATCGCCGGCAGGGAACTCACTGTCGGCGTGGTCGCCGACGAGGCTCTGCCGGTGCTGGAAGTAATAGTTCCCGGCGGGCTCTACGATTTCGAGGCCAAGTACCGCAGCCACGACAATAAGTATATCTGCCCGGCCGAGATCGACCCGGAAGTGGCGGAGGAGGCTCAGAAATTTGCCCTGCTGGCTTTCGACTTGCTGGGCCTGCTGGATTACTCCCGAATCGATTTCCGCCTGGACGACCGGGGCGGACTGTGGTGTCTGGAAGCCAACAACCAGCCCGGGATGACCAGCAGCAGCCTGCTGCCGAAGGCAGCCGCGGTCTCCGGTCTCGAATTGCCGGGCCTGTTGGAAAAAATTATCGCCAGCGCGCTCTCGAGGTACTGA
- a CDS encoding peptidoglycan DD-metalloendopeptidase family protein: MRLKDWTVLVVPHNEFQPHRFKISRFIALSLMLFVIGVGAGVSYLIVTSSSKNFDYLRYLNLQRENGILTQKLQDVEGKIEKMDAQVSGLMEENQRFRSIAGLDLLDEEIREVGIGGTFMGAREELLEIKPSLARRLYSQDEQVDVLLRKSALIQQSLEEAIASIEESREKWTHYPSIMPTRGYISSYFGKRSHPIYHVSQYHNGIDISCAKGEPIIAPADGKVIMVKQQIGYGLTVAIDHGYGLLTRFAHCSKAKVRNGQQVKRGDLIALVGQSGITTGPNLHYEVYLDGRARDPMNFILDNYVP; this comes from the coding sequence ATGCGCCTGAAAGACTGGACTGTTCTCGTAGTCCCCCATAACGAGTTCCAGCCGCACAGGTTCAAAATCTCCAGGTTTATTGCCCTCAGTCTGATGCTGTTCGTTATCGGCGTAGGAGCCGGTGTCTCCTACCTGATCGTCACCTCGTCCAGTAAAAATTTCGATTATCTGCGCTATCTCAACCTGCAGCGCGAAAACGGGATATTGACCCAGAAACTGCAGGACGTGGAAGGCAAGATCGAGAAGATGGACGCGCAGGTTTCCGGGCTGATGGAGGAAAACCAGCGATTCCGCAGTATCGCCGGGCTCGACTTGCTTGACGAGGAAATCCGCGAAGTGGGTATCGGCGGTACGTTCATGGGCGCCCGCGAGGAGTTGCTGGAGATCAAACCGTCGCTGGCCCGTCGTCTTTACAGCCAGGACGAGCAGGTGGACGTGCTGCTGCGTAAGTCGGCGCTGATCCAGCAGAGTCTCGAGGAAGCGATCGCCAGTATCGAGGAGAGCCGGGAAAAGTGGACGCACTACCCCTCGATCATGCCCACCAGGGGATACATCTCCAGCTATTTCGGCAAGCGCAGCCACCCGATCTACCATGTCTCCCAGTACCACAACGGCATCGATATTTCCTGCGCCAAGGGTGAGCCGATTATCGCCCCGGCCGACGGGAAAGTGATTATGGTCAAGCAGCAGATCGGCTACGGCTTGACAGTGGCTATCGACCACGGCTACGGGCTGCTGACACGTTTCGCTCACTGCTCCAAGGCCAAGGTGCGTAACGGCCAGCAGGTCAAGCGCGGAGACCTTATCGCACTGGTGGGACAAAGCGGGATCACCACCGGACCCAACCTCCATTACGAAGTTTACCTGGACGGACGGGCGCGCGACCCGATGAATTTCATCCTGGACAACTACGTCCCCTGA
- a CDS encoding DUF5009 domain-containing protein: MSTSLTRRGRLLSLDAYRGFTMFFMASAGFGFAVLADDPGWQWLAHQFSHVRWEGFTLWDLIQPSFIFIVGVAMPFAFAIRTSRGESRTSQLKHVAKRSLTLLVVGMAIVCVHKDDVQINLTTVLQQIAIAYFFAFFVLGRGWKVQALATLGVLAVHALLFQFGPGPGADVYAKNANFAAWLDFTWLGRYDGGGYTSFNAFSSIATVILGIMAGEMIRSDNPEKKKVLWMFATGICLIAAGTALHPVIPVVKRIWTASWTLFSGGWAFLLLGVFYWMIEIRNWRRWSFIFQVVGMNSIAIYVLYQMLRGSIDSWLWVFTHGFLGPMGDIGIILQAWLVLAIHCYFVYWLFKREIFLKVG; encoded by the coding sequence ATGAGCACTTCTCTGACCAGGCGCGGAAGACTGCTGTCTCTGGACGCTTACCGAGGGTTCACGATGTTTTTCATGGCCAGCGCGGGCTTCGGGTTTGCCGTGCTGGCTGACGATCCGGGCTGGCAGTGGCTGGCCCATCAGTTCAGTCACGTGCGCTGGGAGGGGTTTACGCTCTGGGACCTGATTCAGCCCTCGTTTATTTTCATTGTCGGCGTGGCGATGCCCTTCGCCTTCGCCATCCGCACCTCCCGCGGCGAGAGCCGGACCTCGCAGCTCAAGCACGTGGCCAAGCGCTCGCTCACCCTGCTGGTTGTCGGCATGGCGATTGTCTGCGTGCACAAGGACGACGTCCAGATAAACCTGACCACCGTGCTGCAGCAGATCGCGATCGCCTACTTCTTCGCCTTTTTCGTCCTGGGACGGGGCTGGAAAGTGCAGGCGCTGGCCACGCTGGGAGTGCTGGCGGTCCATGCCCTGCTGTTCCAGTTCGGTCCGGGACCGGGCGCCGATGTCTACGCCAAGAACGCCAATTTCGCCGCCTGGCTCGACTTCACCTGGCTAGGCCGCTACGACGGCGGCGGCTACACGAGCTTCAACGCGTTCAGCTCAATCGCCACGGTGATCCTGGGAATCATGGCCGGCGAAATGATCCGCAGCGATAACCCGGAGAAAAAGAAAGTGCTCTGGATGTTCGCCACCGGGATCTGCCTGATCGCGGCCGGCACGGCGCTGCACCCGGTGATTCCGGTTGTCAAGCGGATCTGGACTGCCTCGTGGACCCTGTTCAGCGGCGGCTGGGCGTTCCTGCTGCTGGGTGTTTTCTACTGGATGATCGAGATCAGGAACTGGCGGCGTTGGAGTTTCATCTTCCAGGTCGTGGGCATGAACTCGATTGCGATCTACGTACTCTACCAGATGCTGCGCGGCTCGATAGACAGCTGGCTGTGGGTATTCACCCACGGGTTCCTGGGACCGATGGGCGACATCGGGATCATCCTCCAGGCCTGGCTCGTGCTGGCGATTCACTGTTATTTCGTTTACTGGCTGTTCAAGCGCGAAATTTTCCTCAAGGTCGGCTGA
- a CDS encoding flippase-like domain-containing protein: MKSVKYLVALLITTVCLYVAFRGVNLGRAWSIVTDQDRIRLLPLAAFSAISLGVMWIRGWRWKYLFQSEHHATVNGLTTANLIGFTTNNILPLRIGELVRALVARRKVEGPMSYVLASLVIERIFDSICLLLCLVIPLAYTESFPPAILKIAQVMLYLLAGAVVLLILLGNKPHTAEKAVVKLTGLLLPARFHEKVKGFMGMFTEGMKVLRKKDVLVKVSVLSVLHWGAVVFSFRLAFAGFSFDSLPWTSPFLTLGIVGMGVALPSAPAFIGPIHWAIIFSLHTAYGLPNDDAAALAVVMHILMMVPVTVAGLIAMAREGMTFGQLRYGAEHLDEAAEPEQVSVQTD, encoded by the coding sequence ATGAAATCTGTCAAATATCTGGTCGCACTGCTGATCACCACAGTGTGCCTGTACGTGGCCTTTCGGGGCGTGAATCTGGGCAGGGCGTGGTCGATTGTCACCGACCAGGACCGGATCAGGCTGCTGCCGCTGGCCGCGTTCAGCGCGATCAGCCTGGGCGTGATGTGGATCAGGGGCTGGCGCTGGAAATACCTGTTCCAGAGCGAACACCACGCCACGGTCAACGGCCTGACCACGGCGAACCTGATCGGCTTTACCACCAACAATATCCTGCCGCTGCGGATCGGCGAACTGGTACGCGCGCTGGTGGCCCGCCGCAAGGTGGAGGGGCCGATGAGCTACGTGCTGGCCTCGCTGGTGATCGAGCGCATCTTCGACTCCATCTGCCTGCTGCTGTGCCTGGTGATTCCGCTGGCCTATACCGAGAGTTTTCCGCCGGCGATACTGAAAATCGCGCAGGTGATGCTTTATCTGCTTGCAGGCGCGGTAGTTTTGCTTATACTATTAGGGAATAAACCCCACACCGCCGAAAAAGCGGTGGTCAAGCTGACCGGTTTGCTTCTGCCCGCGCGCTTTCACGAAAAGGTGAAAGGGTTCATGGGGATGTTCACCGAGGGGATGAAAGTGCTGCGTAAAAAGGACGTGCTGGTCAAGGTCAGCGTCCTGAGCGTGCTGCACTGGGGAGCGGTAGTATTCAGCTTCCGGCTGGCGTTCGCGGGATTCAGTTTCGATTCGCTGCCCTGGACCTCGCCGTTTCTGACCCTGGGGATAGTGGGGATGGGCGTGGCGCTGCCCTCGGCGCCGGCGTTCATCGGGCCGATCCACTGGGCGATCATTTTTTCGCTGCATACGGCCTATGGTTTGCCCAACGACGATGCGGCCGCGCTCGCCGTGGTGATGCACATCCTGATGATGGTCCCGGTGACAGTGGCCGGATTGATCGCGATGGCCCGGGAAGGGATGACATTCGGCCAGCTGCGCTACGGCGCGGAGCATCTCGATGAGGCCGCCGAGCCGGAACAAGTCTCCGTCCAGACCGACTGA
- the ispE gene encoding 4-(cytidine 5'-diphospho)-2-C-methyl-D-erythritol kinase, whose translation MRPPSRNKSPSRPTDGAKGLSMSGNNNKTLKLEVFAKVNLSLRILGRLEGGYHSLETIFQNVSLSDKLTVNTTPGKVIVHCDAPRVPEGEDNTAHKAATLCLKRLGISDRGVEIRIEKGIPARAGLGGGSADAAGAIVACERLFGPLPGGDSTRFALAASVGADVPFMLCGGRALAWGIGERMLRLPVKKRTALIVVIPHIPVSTSWAYRALDNAQAEGNYTETMELNGGPLRWEEIIGTLGPQDTMVNDFEPVVYAHHPGLREAKQMLHESGASVALLSGSGSGIFGLYSSIKKRNAALKKLAAGQDEFRVVGAEFIDHAYRILD comes from the coding sequence ATGAGGCCGCCGAGCCGGAACAAGTCTCCGTCCAGACCGACTGACGGTGCGAAAGGACTCTCGATGTCCGGAAACAACAACAAAACGCTCAAGCTGGAAGTGTTCGCCAAGGTCAACCTGTCCCTGCGAATCCTGGGCCGCCTGGAGGGCGGATACCACTCGCTGGAAACCATTTTCCAGAACGTCTCGCTCTCCGACAAACTGACTGTCAACACCACTCCCGGCAAGGTGATCGTCCATTGCGACGCTCCCCGCGTACCGGAAGGCGAGGACAACACCGCCCACAAAGCCGCCACGCTCTGCCTCAAACGGCTGGGAATCAGCGATCGGGGAGTGGAGATCAGGATTGAAAAAGGGATTCCCGCCCGGGCCGGCCTGGGCGGTGGAAGCGCCGATGCCGCCGGTGCGATTGTCGCCTGCGAGCGCCTGTTCGGACCCCTGCCCGGCGGTGACAGCACGCGCTTCGCCCTGGCCGCCTCGGTTGGGGCCGACGTACCGTTCATGCTCTGCGGAGGCCGCGCGCTGGCCTGGGGAATCGGTGAGCGGATGCTGAGGCTGCCGGTCAAGAAACGGACGGCGCTGATCGTGGTCATTCCCCATATCCCGGTTTCAACTTCGTGGGCCTACCGCGCCCTGGATAACGCCCAGGCCGAGGGCAATTACACCGAGACGATGGAACTCAACGGCGGGCCGCTGCGCTGGGAGGAGATAATCGGGACACTGGGTCCGCAGGACACGATGGTCAACGATTTCGAGCCGGTAGTCTACGCCCACCATCCCGGCCTGCGGGAAGCCAAACAGATGCTGCATGAATCAGGGGCGTCGGTCGCCCTTCTTTCCGGCAGCGGAAGCGGAATTTTCGGCTTGTATTCCAGTATCAAGAAACGGAACGCGGCTCTTAAAAAACTCGCCGCCGGGCAGGATGAGTTCCGGGTAGTGGGCGCTGAGTTTATCGACCATGCCTACCGTATACTCGACTGA
- a CDS encoding multidrug DMT transporter permease, with product MFIVDSYSTAIFMCIITMLCWGSWANTQKLAGRHWRFELFYWDYALGVLIFSALLGLTLGSTGAQGRPFLADIAQAGSGAIGSAVLGGVIFNLSNILLVAAISMAGMAVAFPVGVGLALVIGVITSYTVKPEGDPSMLFLGVGVVALAILLDAAAYRRSGAGAGGGFKGLALSVAAGVLMGFFYRWVAASMATDFASPADGMLTPYTAVFFFSLGLFASNFLWNTLAMKFPFAGEPVKMGDYFRGSAGVHLTGIMGGLIWNLGMSFSIIASGQAGFAISYGLGQGATMVAALWGVFIWKEFAGASKGTGKLLAAMFVCYVVGLTLIVYARTAGG from the coding sequence ATGTTCATTGTCGATTCCTACTCCACCGCCATTTTCATGTGCATCATCACCATGCTCTGCTGGGGCTCCTGGGCCAACACGCAGAAACTCGCCGGCCGTCACTGGCGCTTCGAGCTGTTCTACTGGGATTACGCCCTGGGCGTGCTGATATTCTCGGCTCTCCTGGGCCTGACTCTGGGCAGCACAGGCGCGCAGGGCCGTCCGTTTCTGGCCGATATCGCCCAGGCCGGCTCGGGAGCGATCGGCTCGGCCGTGCTGGGGGGCGTGATTTTCAACCTGTCAAATATCCTGCTGGTGGCGGCGATATCCATGGCCGGAATGGCCGTGGCGTTTCCGGTGGGAGTGGGCCTGGCGCTGGTTATCGGGGTGATAACCAGTTACACGGTCAAGCCCGAGGGCGATCCGTCGATGCTGTTTCTCGGCGTGGGTGTGGTGGCGCTGGCGATCCTGCTCGACGCGGCCGCGTACCGGCGGTCCGGCGCCGGCGCCGGCGGCGGGTTCAAGGGACTTGCCCTGTCGGTGGCCGCGGGTGTGCTGATGGGCTTTTTCTACCGCTGGGTGGCCGCATCGATGGCGACCGATTTCGCCTCGCCGGCAGACGGTATGCTTACGCCCTACACCGCAGTGTTCTTCTTCTCGCTCGGCCTGTTCGCCAGTAATTTCCTCTGGAACACCCTGGCGATGAAATTCCCGTTTGCCGGAGAGCCGGTGAAAATGGGTGATTATTTCCGGGGCAGTGCCGGAGTGCACCTGACCGGTATCATGGGCGGCCTGATCTGGAACCTCGGGATGAGTTTCAGTATTATCGCCAGCGGCCAGGCGGGGTTCGCGATCAGCTACGGCCTGGGCCAGGGCGCCACGATGGTTGCGGCATTATGGGGCGTCTTTATCTGGAAGGAGTTCGCCGGCGCATCGAAAGGTACCGGCAAACTGCTGGCGGCGATGTTTGTCTGTTACGTCGTGGGGCTTACCCTGATAGTCTATGCCCGGACCGCCGGGGGATAA